The proteins below come from a single Dinghuibacter silviterrae genomic window:
- the galA gene encoding beta-galactosidase GalA, protein MKKLCWIALFAATVSSVRAQNMRSRDNFDEGWKFHLGSNVDYTKDFGYGQDLIYAKTGDAGHTPASPHFKDADWESVRLPHDWAITLPFVYKKDGDLEGHGFRQTGPLFPESNVGWYRKTFTVHRSDSGGRFVVTFDGIFRDSRIWINGYYLGSNLSGYSGISFDITDFLWFDKPNVITVRADASQYEGWFYEGAGIYRHVWLERFNNLHLAHEGGVFVHTDDNKVTVEATLDNKGLAPAGAQVSAYITDRSGAVVAQTDAAPVQVAVDGSQTVKLSATLATPHLWNLDDPYLYRAVVLVKDGDRVIDSSLTRFGVRTITVDADKGLFLNGKPIKIQGVCCHQDHAGVGAAMPDFLQYYRIAVLKEMGTNAYRTSHNPPTPELLDACDSLGMLVLDETRLLDSGPEYEAQFKHLLLRDRSRPCVFMWSIGNEEWVAQTNSIGKRIAQNQVLLAHELDPTRLCTEAVNDGNVFHGVNEVLPVRGFNYNLHGVDPYRKEHPTQPIMGTEVASTVSTRGIYIRDTPNAYVPDYDSCYPPWASTAETWWTLAADRPWFMGGFAWTGFDYRGEPTPYGWPNINSHFGIMDMCGFPKNVYYYYKSWWTDGNFIHLSPHWNWKGSEGKVIKVWVNTSCKDVELYLNGKSLGKKEMPRNGHLYWFVKYKPGTLKAVGHSFGEPSRRIEEVVSTTGDPLKVVLTPYRKVIMNDGRDGTILNVTVLDAKGLEVPDAMNLIHFSLSGNARFIGVGNGDPSSHEPDLCPDGQWQRRLFNGKCQVILQSDGKGTGPIQVQANGDGLQGASVELQAVGS, encoded by the coding sequence ATGAAAAAACTTTGTTGGATAGCGCTGTTCGCAGCCACGGTCTCCTCGGTACGCGCACAAAACATGCGGAGCCGGGACAACTTTGACGAGGGCTGGAAGTTCCACCTGGGCAGCAATGTGGACTACACCAAAGACTTCGGCTATGGCCAGGATCTTATTTACGCCAAGACCGGAGACGCGGGGCATACCCCGGCCTCGCCCCATTTTAAGGACGCGGACTGGGAAAGCGTACGGCTGCCCCACGACTGGGCGATCACGCTGCCCTTTGTCTATAAAAAGGACGGAGACCTCGAAGGGCATGGCTTCCGCCAGACCGGCCCTCTTTTCCCCGAAAGCAACGTAGGCTGGTACCGGAAGACCTTTACGGTACACCGGTCCGATTCCGGGGGGCGTTTTGTCGTCACCTTTGACGGGATCTTCCGCGACAGCCGGATCTGGATCAACGGGTATTACCTGGGGAGCAACCTGAGCGGGTACAGCGGCATTTCCTTTGACATCACCGACTTCCTGTGGTTCGACAAACCCAACGTGATCACCGTCCGCGCGGACGCCAGCCAGTACGAAGGCTGGTTCTACGAGGGTGCCGGGATTTACCGGCACGTTTGGCTGGAACGCTTTAATAACCTCCACCTGGCCCACGAGGGTGGGGTGTTTGTGCATACGGACGATAACAAGGTAACCGTAGAGGCCACCCTCGACAATAAGGGCCTTGCCCCGGCCGGTGCACAAGTGTCGGCCTACATCACCGACCGCTCCGGTGCGGTGGTGGCGCAAACGGACGCGGCCCCGGTACAGGTGGCTGTGGACGGGTCGCAGACCGTAAAACTTTCGGCGACGTTGGCGACGCCCCACCTGTGGAACCTGGACGACCCCTACCTGTACCGGGCCGTCGTCCTTGTCAAGGACGGCGACCGCGTAATCGACAGCAGCCTGACCCGGTTTGGGGTCCGTACCATCACGGTGGACGCCGACAAGGGGCTTTTCCTGAACGGGAAGCCCATCAAGATCCAGGGTGTTTGTTGTCACCAGGACCACGCCGGGGTAGGGGCCGCCATGCCGGACTTCCTCCAGTATTACCGCATCGCCGTGCTAAAGGAAATGGGTACCAACGCCTACCGGACAAGCCACAACCCGCCGACGCCGGAGCTCCTGGACGCCTGTGACAGCCTGGGGATGCTGGTTCTTGACGAAACCCGCCTGCTCGACAGCGGTCCGGAATACGAAGCCCAGTTCAAACACCTGCTCCTCCGTGACCGCAGCCGCCCTTGCGTCTTTATGTGGTCGATCGGGAACGAAGAATGGGTTGCCCAAACCAACAGCATCGGCAAACGCATCGCCCAGAACCAGGTATTGCTGGCGCACGAGCTCGACCCGACGAGGCTGTGCACCGAAGCCGTCAACGACGGGAACGTATTCCATGGCGTCAACGAGGTCCTGCCCGTACGCGGGTTTAACTACAACCTCCACGGCGTAGACCCCTATCGCAAGGAGCACCCCACCCAGCCCATCATGGGTACGGAGGTGGCCAGCACCGTGTCGACCCGGGGGATCTATATCCGGGACACGCCCAACGCGTATGTCCCCGACTACGACAGTTGTTACCCGCCCTGGGCCTCCACCGCGGAAACCTGGTGGACCCTGGCCGCCGACCGTCCCTGGTTTATGGGCGGTTTTGCCTGGACCGGTTTTGACTACCGGGGCGAGCCGACGCCTTATGGCTGGCCCAACATCAATTCGCACTTCGGTATTATGGATATGTGCGGTTTCCCCAAGAACGTCTATTATTATTATAAGTCCTGGTGGACCGACGGGAACTTTATCCACCTCTCTCCCCACTGGAACTGGAAGGGTTCGGAAGGAAAGGTGATCAAAGTCTGGGTGAACACCAGTTGCAAGGACGTAGAGCTATACCTGAACGGGAAGAGTTTGGGGAAAAAGGAGATGCCGCGCAACGGACACCTGTATTGGTTCGTTAAGTATAAACCGGGTACGCTCAAGGCCGTTGGTCATTCATTTGGTGAGCCGTCCCGTCGCATCGAGGAAGTCGTGTCCACCACGGGGGATCCCCTCAAGGTGGTCCTGACGCCCTACCGGAAGGTCATCATGAACGACGGCCGCGACGGCACCATCCTCAACGTCACCGTACTCGACGCCAAGGGACTCGAAGTCCCCGACGCGATGAACCTGATCCACTTCAGCCTGAGCGGGAACGCCCGCTTTATCGGCGTGGGCAACGGCGACCCGAGCAGCCACGAGCCGGACCTTTGCCCCGACGGGCAATGGCAGCGGCGCCTGTTCAATGGGAAGTGCCAGGTCATCCTTCAGTCGGATGGGAAGGGCACGGGGCCCATTCAGGTGCAGGCTAATGGCGACGGGTTGCAGGGCGCTTCTGTCGAGCTGCAGGCCGTGGGGTCATAG
- a CDS encoding GMC family oxidoreductase, whose product MSSDSLQLKKSPTVYDVIVVGSGAGGGMAGYVLANAGVKVLMLEAGPFFDPAKDSHQLEMPWKSPRRGAGTVRAFGDFDAAYGGWKIDGEPYTQKGDTKFEWFRARMLGGRTNHWGRISLRFGPDDFKPRRHDGVSADWPVTYEEIKPYYDKIDRLLGIYGSKENIESEPDGIFMAPPKPRLNELFIKQAGDKIGVKVLPGRGSVLTEPLKDNTDRNQCFYCGQCGRSCKIYGDFSSSSCLVIPALKSGNLEVIPNAMVREVLVDSEGKATGVSYVSKKDLQEYQVRGKTVILAAGACESARLMLNSKSKRFPNGLANGSGLVGKFLHDSTGTSTYGVLPQLADRKRYNEDGVGSVHIYAPWLKDNSKLNFPRGYHIEFGGGLHMPSAGYGGFVPQFNGMVPGRDGKKREAGGYGAELKDDYRRWYGATIGMAGRGVALARETNYCEIDPNTVDKYGIPVLRFQYTWGQEEILQAKHQQETFAEFMHAMGAVMLYGNQGPANNYGLENPGVIIHEVGTARMGDDPKRSVLNRWCQAHECDNLFVVDGAPFVQQGDKNPTWTILAMSMRTSEYIIQQKKKLNIS is encoded by the coding sequence ATGTCTAGCGATTCATTGCAGCTTAAAAAATCCCCCACCGTGTACGACGTGATCGTTGTAGGATCCGGGGCCGGAGGGGGAATGGCGGGATACGTGCTGGCCAATGCCGGCGTAAAGGTGTTGATGTTGGAAGCCGGTCCCTTTTTTGACCCGGCCAAGGACTCCCACCAGCTGGAAATGCCCTGGAAATCGCCACGTCGCGGTGCGGGTACGGTCCGTGCGTTCGGGGACTTCGACGCCGCGTATGGCGGATGGAAGATCGACGGCGAACCCTACACGCAAAAGGGGGATACCAAGTTCGAATGGTTCCGGGCCCGGATGCTGGGCGGCCGGACCAACCACTGGGGACGCATCTCCCTGCGCTTTGGGCCCGACGACTTCAAACCCCGCCGGCACGACGGCGTGAGCGCGGACTGGCCGGTCACGTATGAAGAAATCAAGCCTTATTACGACAAGATCGATCGCCTTCTGGGCATCTATGGATCGAAGGAAAATATAGAAAGCGAACCCGACGGGATCTTTATGGCTCCGCCGAAACCCCGGTTAAACGAACTCTTTATCAAACAGGCCGGGGACAAGATCGGGGTGAAGGTGTTGCCGGGCCGGGGCTCGGTGCTGACCGAACCGCTCAAGGACAACACGGACCGCAACCAGTGTTTTTATTGCGGGCAGTGCGGCCGCAGTTGTAAGATCTACGGGGACTTTTCGAGCTCTTCCTGTCTTGTGATCCCCGCCCTGAAGTCCGGGAACCTGGAAGTCATCCCGAACGCCATGGTCCGCGAGGTGCTCGTCGACAGCGAAGGCAAAGCCACCGGCGTTTCCTATGTCAGTAAAAAGGACCTCCAGGAATACCAGGTCCGGGGGAAAACGGTGATCCTTGCCGCCGGCGCCTGCGAGTCCGCCCGGCTGATGCTGAACTCCAAGTCCAAACGCTTCCCGAACGGCCTCGCCAACGGAAGCGGCCTCGTGGGAAAATTCCTTCACGACTCTACGGGTACCAGCACTTACGGGGTACTGCCCCAGCTCGCCGACCGGAAACGGTATAACGAGGACGGGGTGGGGAGCGTCCATATCTATGCACCCTGGCTAAAAGACAACAGCAAGCTCAACTTCCCCCGGGGGTATCATATCGAATTCGGGGGCGGATTGCACATGCCCTCCGCCGGGTATGGCGGCTTTGTCCCCCAGTTCAACGGCATGGTGCCGGGCCGGGACGGCAAAAAACGCGAGGCCGGCGGTTATGGCGCCGAGCTAAAGGACGACTACCGCCGCTGGTACGGCGCCACCATCGGGATGGCCGGAAGAGGGGTAGCCCTTGCAAGAGAAACAAATTATTGCGAGATTGACCCGAATACGGTGGACAAGTACGGGATACCCGTGCTCCGTTTCCAGTATACCTGGGGCCAGGAAGAAATCCTCCAGGCCAAACACCAGCAGGAAACGTTTGCCGAATTCATGCACGCCATGGGCGCCGTGATGTTGTACGGTAACCAGGGGCCCGCGAATAACTATGGCCTGGAAAACCCCGGTGTCATCATCCACGAAGTAGGAACCGCGCGGATGGGAGACGACCCGAAACGGTCGGTGCTCAACCGCTGGTGCCAGGCCCACGAATGCGACAACCTGTTCGTGGTGGACGGCGCGCCGTTTGTCCAACAGGGAGACAAAAACCCCACCTGGACCATCCTGGCGATGTCCATGCGGACATCGGAATATATTATTCAGCAAAAAAAGAAACTCAATATATCATGA
- a CDS encoding gluconate 2-dehydrogenase subunit 3 family protein, with protein sequence MNRRDTLKAIGLTALSAGTLLEACNPKPAPAPAAAATPTDVPGREPFEVERDKRLQAEKFFTDAELATITVLVDIIIPKDDHSGSASEAGVPAYIEFVSKDEPDTQVPLRGGLRWLDLQCLERYGQAFTGCTHDQQIQLIDQIAYPGKADPAMQQGVAFFSRLRDLTASGFYTSEMGVKDLGYVGNRPGTWTGVPPEVLKQYGLEGV encoded by the coding sequence ATGAACCGGAGAGACACACTAAAAGCCATCGGGTTAACCGCCCTGTCGGCGGGGACCCTCCTGGAAGCCTGCAACCCCAAGCCCGCGCCTGCGCCCGCTGCGGCCGCCACACCGACGGACGTCCCGGGCCGCGAACCCTTCGAGGTCGAACGGGACAAACGTTTGCAGGCCGAAAAGTTCTTTACGGACGCCGAGCTGGCGACCATCACCGTCCTGGTGGATATTATTATTCCTAAAGATGATCATTCCGGCAGCGCCTCCGAGGCCGGGGTGCCCGCTTATATCGAGTTTGTCTCCAAGGACGAGCCCGACACCCAGGTGCCCCTTCGGGGCGGACTGCGCTGGCTCGACCTCCAATGCCTGGAGCGCTATGGCCAGGCCTTTACTGGGTGCACCCACGACCAGCAGATCCAGCTCATCGACCAGATTGCCTATCCGGGGAAGGCGGATCCCGCCATGCAACAAGGGGTGGCGTTTTTTAGCCGCCTCCGGGACCTCACGGCTTCCGGGTTTTATACGAGCGAGATGGGGGTCAAGGATCTGGGGTACGTTGGCAACCGGCCAGGGACCTGGACCGGGGTGCCACCGGAGGTGCTCAAGCAGTACGGGCTCGAAGGGGTGTAG
- a CDS encoding SGNH/GDSL hydrolase family protein — translation MLWYENEVQRVEKEKGNLPYEPKMVFYGSSSIRLWENLYEDFGAYQPVNLGFGGSTLAACVWFFDRLVGQYHPESIIVYAGDNDLGDGRHPEEVFIFFRQLVACVRDRFGDIPLAYISIKPSITRWNIVDSIRYTNTLIEEEIRNKGGNLHYINVYNRMLDGTGYPKRDLLDPDGLHISPKGYALWKEVVGSYIATSIHDQRVP, via the coding sequence ATGCTCTGGTACGAAAACGAAGTCCAAAGAGTAGAGAAAGAAAAAGGTAATTTGCCTTACGAGCCGAAAATGGTATTTTACGGCAGTTCTTCCATCCGTCTTTGGGAAAATTTATACGAGGATTTCGGGGCGTATCAGCCCGTGAACCTGGGTTTCGGCGGTTCTACACTAGCCGCCTGCGTATGGTTCTTCGACCGTCTGGTCGGGCAGTATCACCCGGAATCCATCATCGTGTATGCAGGGGATAATGACCTGGGGGACGGGCGGCACCCGGAGGAGGTGTTCATTTTTTTCCGGCAATTGGTGGCTTGCGTTAGGGACAGGTTTGGGGATATACCGCTGGCGTATATTTCCATCAAACCTAGCATCACCCGCTGGAATATTGTGGACAGCATCCGGTACACCAATACCCTGATCGAGGAAGAGATCCGGAACAAGGGAGGGAACCTGCACTACATTAACGTATACAACCGTATGCTGGACGGTACGGGGTATCCCAAACGGGACCTCCTCGATCCGGACGGCCTGCACATCAGCCCGAAAGGCTATGCGTTGTGGAAGGAAGTGGTAGGCAGCTATATTGCTACCTCGATTCATGACCAGAGAGTACCATAA
- a CDS encoding esterase family protein: MTREYHKWFSPLLQRDMELLAFGHAGNPVLFFPTRTARFYDYEDWKVIEALQPKIEAGSIQVYCLDSIDKESFYANHIPPAARIHRHLLYEQYVLHEVMDLVRRRNPGPDLIAAGCSLGAYHAVNLAFKYPWMFKKVVGLSGRYDLTLKMEHFEDLFEGYMDETVYFNMPARFIPNLHDEQLITQLKKMEIIFVVGQQDAFLDNNRYLSDSLWRQGVWNALHIWDGESHKARYWRYMVQLYL; the protein is encoded by the coding sequence ATGACCAGAGAGTACCATAAGTGGTTTAGCCCGCTCCTTCAGCGGGACATGGAGTTGCTGGCCTTCGGGCATGCGGGCAACCCGGTTTTATTTTTCCCTACAAGAACCGCACGTTTTTACGACTATGAAGACTGGAAGGTCATCGAGGCCCTCCAGCCGAAGATCGAGGCCGGATCCATCCAGGTGTACTGCCTTGACAGCATTGACAAGGAAAGTTTTTACGCGAACCACATTCCCCCCGCCGCCCGCATCCACCGGCACCTCCTCTACGAACAATACGTCCTTCACGAGGTGATGGACCTCGTCCGCCGGCGGAACCCGGGTCCCGACCTCATCGCCGCCGGTTGCAGCCTGGGCGCGTACCACGCGGTCAACCTCGCGTTTAAATATCCCTGGATGTTTAAAAAGGTCGTTGGGCTCAGCGGGCGGTACGACCTGACCCTGAAAATGGAGCATTTCGAAGACCTCTTCGAAGGCTATATGGACGAAACGGTCTATTTCAATATGCCTGCCCGGTTTATCCCCAACCTCCACGACGAACAGCTCATCACTCAGCTCAAAAAGATGGAGATCATCTTTGTCGTCGGTCAACAGGACGCCTTTTTGGACAACAACCGCTACCTGAGCGATTCCCTCTGGCGGCAGGGGGTTTGGAACGCCCTTCATATCTGGGACGGCGAATCCCATAAAGCCCGTTATTGGCGTTATATGGTCCAACTTTATTTGTAA
- a CDS encoding SET domain-containing protein-lysine N-methyltransferase, which produces MLASLHQDPATGHRSLRATAPLHEGQVLCVFSAEDVLDHPTRFTLQIDEGKHILLHPEALWYTNHSCSPNIFFDTETMEIVCLRDVAAGEELAFFYPSTEWRMAEPFDCHCGNPGCLHRISGASVLPNEVLQRYRLTAYVQRKWAERAGRAAAGGDAALAPEAGGNSGT; this is translated from the coding sequence ATGCTTGCTAGCCTTCACCAAGACCCGGCGACGGGACACCGTTCCCTCCGCGCCACTGCACCCCTGCACGAGGGCCAGGTCCTGTGCGTCTTTTCGGCAGAAGACGTCCTCGATCATCCCACGCGTTTCACCCTTCAGATCGACGAGGGAAAGCACATCCTGCTTCACCCCGAGGCGCTCTGGTATACCAACCACAGCTGCTCACCCAATATTTTCTTTGACACCGAAACGATGGAGATCGTCTGTCTCCGGGACGTGGCCGCAGGGGAAGAACTCGCGTTCTTTTATCCCTCCACGGAATGGCGCATGGCGGAGCCCTTCGACTGCCACTGCGGCAACCCCGGGTGTCTGCACCGCATCAGTGGGGCATCCGTCTTGCCGAATGAGGTGCTCCAGCGTTATCGCCTGACGGCGTATGTTCAGCGGAAGTGGGCGGAGCGGGCCGGGCGCGCGGCGGCGGGCGGTGATGCCGCTCTCGCGCCTGAAGCGGGCGGCAATAGCGGGACATAA
- a CDS encoding D-alanine--D-alanine ligase family protein produces METVHDIPSDLMVWVLVPQVETGDPNIDYYYDFSQSIEEYTRVFAGWNLPWRWQPVHLDDYKEIIANIPANSEGRRPLVFNLCDGDEVNGSPGISVLRALEASGLPFTGADAFFYQATTSKLDMKAFFDAAGVPMPGYEEMIPSTFPVNGVFERLGRPLIVKPAVSAGSMGISVRSVVHTKEALEEQVLALEERYRGWALTTGGVLAEQFIKGEEYTTLIVGPWDRPDRCKVYLPVERVFHPALPETERFLSFDRLWEIYETESPIGDYEDFYTYELPERSLIPSIQAVSLQAYCAVRGTGYGRVDLRRDPSGQLRVLEVNAQCGLSEDENYTSIGAILRLSDISYAELIADIIKDALERYRPGGGRPGEPGSPRSLNP; encoded by the coding sequence ATGGAAACAGTGCACGATATACCCTCCGACCTTATGGTCTGGGTCCTCGTCCCTCAAGTGGAGACCGGCGATCCGAACATCGACTATTATTATGACTTTTCGCAGAGCATCGAGGAGTATACCCGTGTCTTTGCCGGCTGGAACCTGCCCTGGCGATGGCAGCCGGTACATCTGGACGACTATAAGGAAATCATCGCCAATATCCCCGCCAACTCCGAGGGCCGGCGCCCCCTGGTCTTTAACCTTTGCGACGGGGACGAGGTCAATGGGAGCCCGGGTATTTCCGTCCTGCGTGCACTGGAGGCCAGCGGGCTTCCCTTTACCGGTGCGGACGCTTTTTTCTACCAGGCCACGACGTCGAAGCTCGATATGAAGGCGTTTTTTGACGCCGCGGGTGTCCCGATGCCGGGGTACGAGGAAATGATCCCTTCCACGTTTCCCGTCAACGGCGTCTTTGAGCGCCTCGGCCGGCCGTTGATCGTCAAACCCGCCGTCTCCGCCGGGAGCATGGGCATCAGCGTCCGCTCCGTCGTACACACCAAGGAAGCCCTGGAGGAACAAGTCCTCGCCCTCGAAGAACGCTACCGGGGCTGGGCGCTGACCACCGGGGGCGTGCTGGCCGAACAGTTTATCAAAGGGGAGGAGTACACCACGCTGATCGTGGGACCCTGGGACCGGCCCGACCGGTGCAAGGTCTACCTACCCGTGGAGCGCGTCTTTCACCCGGCTTTGCCCGAGACCGAGCGCTTTTTGTCCTTTGACCGTCTTTGGGAGATATACGAGACCGAAAGCCCCATCGGGGACTACGAAGATTTTTATACCTACGAACTGCCGGAACGCAGCCTGATCCCTTCCATCCAGGCCGTCAGCCTCCAGGCGTATTGCGCGGTCCGCGGTACGGGCTATGGACGGGTAGACCTTCGCAGAGACCCGTCGGGTCAGCTTCGCGTCCTGGAGGTCAACGCGCAATGCGGTCTGTCGGAGGACGAAAACTATACGTCTATCGGGGCCATTTTGCGTTTGTCGGATATATCGTATGCCGAGCTCATCGCCGATATTATCAAGGATGCGTTGGAACGGTATCGCCCTGGCGGCGGCCGACCCGGGGAACCCGGGAGCCCTCGCTCATTAAACCCTTAA
- a CDS encoding SET domain-containing protein-lysine N-methyltransferase produces MRICVLQPDYSTSQVDYQYYDPPRDLSVFLPEATVDHVFLNKLTAYSQLRNLRRQGYDIFVNLCEGYLDWSVPSIDVIHSLELLNLPYTGPSARLYDPPKELMKYVAYTEGVGTPPYVVLRTFADLDEVVAKVGFPLFLKPAKAGDSLGVDEQSLVRDRAALERKAAALWVDYDEIMAEAYIEGREFTVLVAASAAGGAPVTFKPVEFIFPKGTTFKTYALKTSELHPEANIPCADPALESSLREASARIFEAFGGVGYARLDFRVDAAGKLFFLEINFTCSVFYTEGYEGSADYILRFDGIGPQGFLRHIVAEGIARHRRKQKKYHVKGSPISGYGIYAARAIAPGESIFDGEDRAQRIVTRSFVARHWTPAQQELFRHYAYPLSREVFILWDKDPAAWAPQNHSCNPNTEYRGLNVYARRAIAPGEELTLDYATMMDDTLEPFACQCGDPACRGVIRGTTGNTVTAREAARAAGAAENAGANGATDVTGVAGANGATGATGAGTMDKQTK; encoded by the coding sequence ATGCGCATTTGCGTATTACAACCGGACTACTCGACGTCACAGGTCGACTATCAGTATTACGATCCCCCCCGGGACTTGTCGGTTTTTTTGCCCGAAGCCACCGTGGATCATGTATTCCTCAACAAGCTGACCGCCTATAGCCAGCTCCGCAATTTGCGCCGCCAGGGGTACGACATATTTGTCAACCTCTGCGAGGGATACCTCGACTGGAGCGTCCCGTCCATCGACGTCATCCACAGCCTGGAGCTCCTGAACCTGCCCTACACCGGGCCGTCCGCGCGGTTGTACGATCCGCCGAAGGAGCTCATGAAATACGTCGCCTATACCGAAGGGGTGGGGACGCCGCCCTACGTGGTGTTGCGCACTTTTGCCGACCTGGACGAGGTCGTCGCCAAAGTGGGCTTCCCGCTTTTTTTGAAACCGGCCAAGGCCGGCGACAGCCTGGGGGTCGACGAGCAGTCGCTCGTGCGGGACCGGGCTGCCCTCGAACGCAAGGCGGCGGCGCTTTGGGTGGACTACGATGAGATCATGGCGGAGGCGTATATCGAGGGGCGGGAGTTTACGGTGCTCGTGGCCGCTTCAGCTGCGGGTGGCGCGCCGGTGACGTTCAAGCCTGTCGAGTTCATCTTCCCCAAGGGCACCACCTTCAAAACGTATGCCCTAAAGACTTCAGAACTGCATCCGGAGGCCAATATCCCCTGCGCTGACCCCGCCCTGGAATCCTCACTGCGCGAAGCTTCCGCGCGGATCTTCGAGGCCTTTGGGGGTGTGGGATACGCGCGGTTGGATTTTCGCGTGGACGCGGCGGGGAAACTATTTTTCCTTGAAATAAACTTTACCTGCTCCGTGTTCTATACGGAAGGATACGAAGGGTCGGCGGATTATATCCTGCGTTTTGACGGGATCGGGCCGCAGGGGTTTTTGCGGCACATCGTCGCCGAGGGTATCGCGCGTCACCGGCGTAAGCAAAAGAAATACCACGTCAAGGGCAGCCCCATCTCGGGATATGGCATTTACGCCGCGCGGGCGATCGCCCCGGGGGAAAGCATCTTCGACGGCGAGGACCGGGCGCAGCGCATCGTGACGCGGAGCTTTGTCGCCCGTCACTGGACGCCGGCGCAGCAGGAGCTTTTCCGGCACTATGCGTACCCGTTGAGCCGGGAGGTGTTTATCCTTTGGGACAAGGACCCCGCGGCCTGGGCGCCGCAGAACCACAGCTGTAACCCGAATACGGAGTATCGCGGGCTTAACGTGTATGCCCGGCGGGCCATCGCTCCCGGGGAAGAACTGACGTTGGACTACGCAACGATGATGGACGATACGCTCGAACCGTTTGCCTGTCAGTGCGGGGATCCCGCGTGCCGCGGCGTGATCCGCGGGACAACGGGGAATACGGTGACGGCCCGCGAGGCGGCGCGCGCCGCCGGTGCGGCGGAGAACGCAGGTGCAAACGGTGCGACGGACGTGACGGGTGTCGCGGGCGCAAATGGCGCGACGGGCGCGACCGGCGCCGGGACGATGGACAAACAAACGAAGTGA
- a CDS encoding ABC transporter six-transmembrane domain-containing protein, whose translation MPGLSALRRIFLQHKYRLTLTYSLFGLEMLGNLLRPFFLGEAVNDLLKGSYRGLIILALVHFGYLAVGTLRHMVDTRTYTSIYTQLVTRMLTRDFDDTDVSRLSAHSTLAREFIDFLEFDLNFIIEAVYNLVGSLVLLFFYDKVVVLVCLAILVPVVLISYRYGQQMKRLTRFKNDELELQVDVISTRDEREINRHYRLLRKWQIRISDREAWNFGVMELLVLLVITASLLLITHGKTLLAGDIIGIYTYILKFVSGLDTIPYTVQRYSSLKDISERIEVEAEDF comes from the coding sequence ATGCCAGGACTCAGCGCACTTAGACGAATTTTCCTACAGCACAAATACCGGTTGACACTGACCTATTCCCTGTTTGGTCTGGAGATGCTGGGTAATCTTTTACGGCCGTTTTTTCTGGGGGAGGCGGTGAACGACCTGCTCAAGGGGAGTTACCGGGGGCTGATCATTTTGGCGCTTGTCCATTTTGGCTACCTGGCGGTGGGGACGCTCCGGCACATGGTGGATACCCGTACGTATACGTCCATTTATACACAGTTGGTGACGCGGATGCTGACGCGGGATTTTGATGATACCGACGTGTCGCGGTTGAGCGCGCATTCGACCCTGGCGAGGGAATTTATCGACTTCCTGGAATTCGACCTCAACTTTATCATCGAGGCGGTGTACAACCTGGTCGGGTCCCTGGTGCTCCTGTTTTTTTATGACAAGGTCGTGGTGCTGGTTTGCCTGGCCATCCTGGTGCCCGTGGTCCTGATCAGCTACCGGTATGGCCAGCAAATGAAACGCCTTACCCGGTTTAAGAACGACGAGCTGGAGCTCCAGGTGGACGTGATTTCGACCCGGGACGAGCGGGAGATCAACCGGCACTACCGGTTGCTGCGTAAATGGCAGATCCGGATTTCGGACCGGGAGGCCTGGAACTTCGGGGTCATGGAACTCCTCGTCCTGCTGGTGATCACTGCCTCGCTTCTCCTGATCACCCATGGGAAGACATTGCTGGCAGGGGACATCATCGGGATATATACCTACATCCTCAAGTTCGTGTCGGGTCTGGATACCATCCCCTATACGGTCCAGCGTTATAGTTCACTCAAAGATATCTCCGAACGGATCGAAGTAGAAGCCGAGGATTTTTGA